A section of the Malania oleifera isolate guangnan ecotype guangnan chromosome 2, ASM2987363v1, whole genome shotgun sequence genome encodes:
- the LOC131148224 gene encoding uncharacterized protein LOC131148224 — protein MDSGSGSTYASGNEGAGPSGVAGGGTDLAVAKNRVKEIEKVLIVLQCTEEQRVLFVTYKLAREVKRWWNAVKLLEQQRTILSSLVQRRQDRGVLEPEVETVDSATVCGKVYSIISLCPYIIPNEIKKVRQFKIGPRQEFHKQVSILKLQDFIKLVDKATMVEAGERLEPEEQKHRKRFTPSGS, from the exons atggactctgGAAGTGGTAGCACctatgctagtggtaatgagggtgctgggccctcaggTGTAGCTGGTG gaggaactgatCTTGCGGTCGCCAAGAACCGGGTGAAGGAAATTGAAAAGGTGTTGATAGTGCTCCAGTGTACGGAGGAACAGAGGGTGCTATTTGTTACATATAAACTAGCAAGAGAGGTCAAGAGATGGTGGAATGCagtgaaacttctggagcagcaAAGAACA ATACTTTCCAGTCTCGTCCAAAGAAGGcaagatagaggagttcttgaACCTGAAGTAGAGACAGTAGACAGTGCAACAGTATGCGGCAAGGTTTATTCAATTATCTCGCTTTGCCCATACATTATTCCGAATGAGATTAAGAAAGTAAGACAGTTTAAAATAGGCCCGAGGCAAGAATTTCACAAGCAGGTATCAAtattgaaattgcaagattttatCAAGCTAGTGGACAAAGCAACTATGGTAGAAGCCGGAGAGCGGCTGGAGCCTGAAGAACAGAAACATAGAAAGAGATTCACGCCTTCTGGTTCCTAG